One stretch of Leishmania infantum JPCM5 genome chromosome 24 DNA includes these proteins:
- a CDS encoding mitogen-activated protein kinase translates to MPPKRPQALEKLHVAPHDKAVSITDTMTLVVKGEGGVEMRVKQTGIAQGPGSSSASGQPKSDAVMNKIKFEDLRIGSELGKGSQGKVRVAQHKITGEKYAMKYIAFDGDSDDMRSALEAELRQVAAVKHHNIVSSYEAFFRDGRLYVVLEYMDCGTMNNLIDRHPEGFSEDMLAYIARELFKGLEFLHHLNMIHRDIKPANVLANTKGEIKISDFGVAKTLSGGDLQTLSAQGSVPYMSPERIQSKPYSFNSDIWSAGLTIAECAFREYPFASLKPKVFELCQAIASGTAKINWDDRETKFSDEFKEFIELCLRPEATRPSATEMLSHSLIQKASNVNPLEAGRWMSPKK, encoded by the coding sequence ATGCCCCCAAAACGGCCGCAGGCTCTAGAGAAGCTTCATGTTGCACCTCACGATAAGGCGGTATCCATCACGGATACCATGACGCTAGTGGTGAAAGGTGAGGGCGGAGTCGAAATGCGCGTGAAGCAGACGGGCATAGCCCAGGGTCCTGGCTCATCGTCGGCTAGCGGCCAACCAAAATCAGATGCTGTCATGAACAAGATAAAATTTGAGGATTTACGGATCGGCTCAGAGCTGGGAAAAGGCTCGCAAGGAAAAGTTCGTGTTGCACAGCACAAAATCACGGGCGAAAAGTACGCGATGAAGTACATTGCTTTTGACGGAGACTCAGATGACATGCGCTCTGCCTTGGAAGCGGAGCTTCGTCAGGTGGCTGCGGTGAAGCACCACAACATTGTCTCCTCCTATGAGGCGTTTTTCCGCGACGGCCGGCTGTACGTTGTCCTTGAGTACATGGACTGCGGAACCATGAACAATCTTATCGACAGACATCCGGAGGGTTTTAGCGAGGATATGCTTGCCTACATTGCACGTGAGCTGTTCAAGGGTCTCGAGTTCCTGCATCATCTAAACATGATTCACCGTGATATCAAACCTGCTAACGTCCTGGCGAACACGAAAGGGGAAATCAAGATCTCGGATTTCGGCGTAGCTAAAACACTTTCCGGTGGCGATCTTCAAACTCTTTCTGCACAAGGTTCGGTGCCGTACATGAGCCCAGAGAGAATACAGTCGAAGCCGTACTCGTTCAACAGTGACATCTGGAGCGCAGGGCTGACAATAGCGGAGTGTGCGTTTCGAGAGTACCCATTTGCCTCGTTGAAGCCAAAAGTATTTGAGCTGTGCCAGGCAATAGCTTCGGGGACAGCAAAGATCAACTGGGATGATCGGGAAACCAAATTTAGCGACGAGTTCAAGGAGTTTATTGAGCTTTGTCTACGCCCGGAGGCCACACGCCCAAGCGCGACGGAAATGCTGAGCCACTCACTTATTCAAAAGGCGAGTAATGTGAACCCTCTGGAGGCTGGCAGATGGATGTCCCCAAAGAAGTGA